In Chitinophagaceae bacterium C216, the genomic stretch GCATAGGCTCCTGTAGATCAATCTGCATGAGGTTGTTGCTACTCACGTGCAGTACTTTGTAACTAATATCTACATTACCCTTAATAAACTTTCGGGGTATATCCACACTTACAGCAATATCATAACGGGTCACATTCCACCAGTCGCGCTCTGGCCTTAGCGAGCCTCGAAGCGAATCTTGTCGGCTAAATTGCTTTTTATTGCTTCCTAGTTGCGCATTTGCTGTAAAACAAAACACCATCGCAACAGCGAAAATTATTGCCTTATAAATATCTTTACGCATGTTGTACAATTGATGGTGTAAATTTAAATCTTCGGTTTCAAACAGTATTTTTAAGTTGATAAACGGTCAATTTCGATATTTAAGAAGGGGGTCAGCATGATTTATGTTTTCAAAATGAGACAAATTTTTTCTCAGTGGGCAATAATAATAAGTGCTATAGCCCTATTATATGCATGCCATCAACCTTCCGAAAAAAATAAAAAGAAAATATTCCGTTATAACGAATATGCCGGTATTGCTTCGCTGGATCCGGCATTCGCCAAGAACCAGTCTACCATGTGGCCCGCCCATCAGTTGTTCAACACATTGGTAGAGATAGATGACAGTCTGAATATTAAACCCTCTCTGGCAAAGCATTGGGACATTTCTCCGGATAAAACGACATATACTTTTTACTTGAGAGATGATGTGTGGTTTCATGACGACGCCTGCTTTCCCGATGGAAAAGGACGCAAAATGGTGGCATCGGATGTGGTGTTCAGTTTTCAGCGGATACTAGATCCCAAAACTGCCAGTCCGGGCGCATGGATTTTCAATGGTAAGGTAGATAGTATACAACCCTTCACGGCTATTAACGATACTATTTTTCAGCTTAAGCTCCTACGTCCCTATCAACCTATATTGGGCATACTTTCCATGCAATATTGCTCAGTAGTGGCCCCAGAAGCGGTACAGCAATATGGGGTTGATTTCAGGCAGCATCCCGTAGGTACAGGGCCTTTCAAATTTGTGGTGTGGGAAGAAGGACAGGCTTTGATATTTGCCAAAAACGAAAAATATTTTGAGTTTGACAGTGCCGGTAGGCGATTGCCCTATCTCGACGGCATCAAAATTAGTTTTAAAGATAGCAGGGCTACAGAGTTTTTGTTATTTCGTCAGGGACAATTGGACTTTATCAACGAGCTTGACCCTAGCTTTAAAGACGAAGTACTTACCAAAAAGGGCACTTTACGCAAAAAATGGCAAGATAAAATAGAGCTGCAAACGCACCCCTATTTAAATGTAGAATATTTAGGGTTTCTAATGGACACCACCAATCCGTTAGTTAAAAATGCGCCGACACGATTCAAGAAAGTGCGTCAAGCCATTAATTATGGTTTCGACAGGGAAAAAATGATACTCTACCTGCGCAACTCTTTAGGAACTCCTGCTCAGAGCGGTTTTGTTCCCAAAGGAATGCCGTCATTTAACGACTCCCTCGTAAAGGGATACAACTACAATCCTGTCAAAGCTGCGCAATTACTAAAAGAAGCTGGTTTCCCCGGAGGAAAAGGTCTTCCTCCCATTAAATTGCTCACCATTTCGGGTTATGCTGATTTTGGGAATTTTATTGCAAAACAGTTGGAAGAATTAGGCATACGTGTACAGGTGGAAGTAGTGCAGAAATCGCTGCTGTTCGAAATGACCGCAGGCTCTAAAACCGCGTTCTTCCGTGGGGGTTGGATAGCCGACTACCCCG encodes the following:
- the hbpA gene encoding Heme-binding protein A, giving the protein MIYVFKMRQIFSQWAIIISAIALLYACHQPSEKNKKKIFRYNEYAGIASLDPAFAKNQSTMWPAHQLFNTLVEIDDSLNIKPSLAKHWDISPDKTTYTFYLRDDVWFHDDACFPDGKGRKMVASDVVFSFQRILDPKTASPGAWIFNGKVDSIQPFTAINDTIFQLKLLRPYQPILGILSMQYCSVVAPEAVQQYGVDFRQHPVGTGPFKFVVWEEGQALIFAKNEKYFEFDSAGRRLPYLDGIKISFKDSRATEFLLFRQGQLDFINELDPSFKDEVLTKKGTLRKKWQDKIELQTHPYLNVEYLGFLMDTTNPLVKNAPTRFKKVRQAINYGFDREKMILYLRNSLGTPAQSGFVPKGMPSFNDSLVKGYNYNPVKAAQLLKEAGFPGGKGLPPIKLLTISGYADFGNFIAKQLEELGIRVQVEVVQKSLLFEMTAGSKTAFFRGGWIADYPDAENYLSVFYSKNPAPPNYTRYNNPEFDKVFEQAIQETNDSIRYALYRKADQIAINDAPVVPLWYDKVIHLVQKNVKGFTTNALNLLELRHTQIE